One region of Intestinimonas massiliensis (ex Afouda et al. 2020) genomic DNA includes:
- a CDS encoding amino acid ABC transporter permease, with the protein MNVNFLEIAIPAFCRGALITLEMSAISLLLGLAVGIPLAFARVYGGKILRNFSLAYSELMRGTPVLVQLFIVYYGLPQFGLVLSPMVAGCLTMGLNSAAYQIEYFRGAILSIGPGQMMAARALGMSQFKAIRVILMPQVFRIVLPTWANEAISMIKNTSVCYLIAVPELMTQAKIMISRFYNTIESYSTVAIFYLVIIGVMTIIFSVAEKKIKIPGLTIEKAKK; encoded by the coding sequence ATGAATGTAAACTTTCTGGAAATTGCCATTCCCGCATTCTGCCGGGGCGCCCTCATTACCTTGGAGATGTCGGCCATCTCCCTGCTCCTGGGCCTAGCGGTGGGGATACCCTTGGCCTTTGCCAGAGTCTATGGCGGTAAGATACTGCGCAATTTCAGCCTGGCCTATTCGGAACTGATGCGAGGCACGCCCGTATTGGTGCAGCTCTTCATCGTCTATTACGGTCTGCCCCAGTTTGGCCTGGTGCTCTCTCCCATGGTGGCCGGCTGCCTGACCATGGGGCTGAATTCGGCGGCCTATCAGATCGAATATTTCCGGGGAGCCATCCTCTCCATCGGCCCCGGTCAGATGATGGCCGCACGGGCCCTGGGGATGTCCCAATTCAAGGCGATTCGCGTGATCCTGATGCCGCAGGTTTTCCGTATCGTCCTGCCCACCTGGGCCAACGAGGCCATCTCCATGATTAAAAATACGTCAGTGTGTTATCTGATTGCCGTGCCCGAGCTGATGACCCAGGCCAAGATCATGATTTCTCGGTTCTACAACACCATTGAGTCCTACTCCACTGTGGCGATTTTTTACCTGGTGATCATTGGCGTGATGACCATCATTTTCTCCGTGGCGGAGAAGAAGATCAAGATTCCCGGTCTGACCATAGAAAAGGCCAAAAAATAA
- a CDS encoding transporter substrate-binding domain-containing protein, translated as MKAKKTLSLLLCASVIVGMLGMMSGCSNSTSQSPSPSASAPAESAPAETGTASLLDQIKSSGVMVVGTSATNAPWESIDADGNYVGYDMDLINEIASRMGVEVQIEDMAFDALVAAVQTGKVNVAIASMGAKEERKEKVDFTQMYHQQMNVYIAQKDSDISIANMEDIAAYNVGVQSGTLPDQYITGLVDAGKMKDSQVSRYEAPENMILDLEAGRIDLVAGDKNQAKVFEGMYNVKIIYECSFFGTGENIAVPKNQPELLGELDGILDDLREEGFLDELALKWEVD; from the coding sequence ATGAAAGCCAAAAAGACACTGTCCTTGCTCCTCTGCGCTTCCGTCATCGTGGGTATGCTCGGCATGATGAGCGGCTGCAGCAACAGCACGTCCCAGAGCCCCAGCCCCAGCGCCAGCGCACCCGCGGAGAGCGCCCCCGCCGAGACCGGTACCGCCAGCCTGCTGGACCAGATCAAGAGCTCCGGCGTGATGGTGGTCGGCACCAGCGCCACCAACGCCCCCTGGGAGTCCATTGATGCCGACGGCAACTACGTGGGCTATGACATGGACCTAATCAATGAAATTGCCTCCCGCATGGGGGTCGAGGTCCAGATCGAGGATATGGCCTTCGACGCTTTGGTGGCCGCTGTCCAGACCGGTAAGGTCAATGTGGCCATCGCCTCCATGGGCGCGAAGGAAGAGCGCAAGGAGAAGGTCGATTTCACCCAGATGTATCATCAGCAGATGAACGTATACATTGCTCAAAAGGATTCCGATATCTCCATCGCCAATATGGAGGACATCGCCGCCTACAACGTGGGCGTGCAGAGCGGCACCCTGCCCGACCAGTACATTACCGGTCTGGTGGACGCCGGAAAGATGAAGGATTCCCAGGTTTCCCGCTATGAAGCCCCTGAAAACATGATTCTGGACCTGGAGGCCGGCCGTATCGACCTGGTGGCCGGCGATAAGAACCAGGCCAAGGTCTTTGAGGGCATGTATAACGTCAAGATTATCTACGAGTGCTCCTTCTTTGGCACCGGCGAGAACATCGCCGTCCCCAAGAATCAGCCCGAGCTGCTCGGCGAGCTGGACGGTATCCTGGACGACCTGCGTGAAGAGGGCTTCCTGGACGAGCTGGCCCTGAAGTGGGAAGTGGACTGA
- a CDS encoding M24 family metallopeptidase has product MVKTIPDSDYFERIHRLQAKMAERDLDAVLCYADTGVYENVFYLSKYWPLFEVGGVLVGRTGTPLVLIGGEAPEFGGQTPFGMDAVRGCSAFGHTSGPVRDWIGVTYHSLSELFGEVTGGKGVKRLGLADYNITPHPLYEQICAAVQPSGEVIDCGDLLIDLRMNKSAYEQEMVREACLLSQKAFNDALGKIHPDMTEYELEGVLAAELYKNGGEGPSFPILCYSGYRSRSGIGRSTHNKLGRDTLINIDIGCHYAGYASAYGRPILFGKMPDSMKKEIDFMLDLHERLICEWVKPGMTSEAVYQKYYDWFVDHGYGPPPASASHGIGVFEGEPPTFRFNNPTELKPGMTIAGDHFFRSKEYGFRFEDCYRITETGTELFTRDNWRCIEL; this is encoded by the coding sequence ATGGTAAAAACGATCCCCGACAGCGATTATTTTGAGAGGATACATCGTCTTCAGGCCAAGATGGCCGAGCGGGACCTAGACGCGGTCCTCTGCTATGCCGATACCGGCGTGTATGAAAACGTCTTCTACCTGAGTAAATACTGGCCGCTGTTTGAGGTGGGCGGCGTTTTGGTGGGCCGTACCGGCACGCCACTGGTGCTGATCGGCGGCGAGGCCCCCGAGTTTGGCGGCCAGACTCCCTTTGGCATGGACGCCGTCCGCGGCTGCTCCGCCTTCGGCCACACCAGCGGGCCGGTGCGCGACTGGATCGGCGTGACATATCACAGCCTGAGTGAGCTGTTTGGCGAGGTCACCGGCGGCAAGGGTGTCAAACGTCTGGGCCTGGCTGATTACAACATCACCCCGCACCCCCTCTATGAGCAGATCTGTGCCGCCGTTCAGCCCAGCGGCGAGGTCATCGACTGCGGCGACCTGCTCATCGACCTGCGCATGAACAAGTCCGCCTATGAGCAGGAAATGGTGCGCGAAGCCTGTCTCCTCTCCCAGAAGGCCTTCAACGACGCTCTGGGCAAAATCCATCCCGACATGACCGAGTACGAGCTGGAAGGTGTGCTGGCCGCCGAGCTGTATAAGAACGGCGGTGAGGGGCCCTCTTTCCCTATCCTGTGCTACTCCGGCTACCGCAGCCGCAGCGGCATCGGCCGCAGCACCCACAACAAGCTGGGCCGCGACACCCTCATCAACATTGACATCGGCTGCCACTATGCAGGATACGCCTCTGCCTACGGCCGCCCCATCCTTTTCGGCAAGATGCCCGACTCCATGAAAAAGGAGATTGACTTCATGCTGGACCTCCATGAGCGGCTTATCTGCGAGTGGGTCAAACCCGGTATGACCTCCGAGGCCGTCTATCAAAAGTATTACGACTGGTTCGTGGACCACGGCTATGGACCTCCTCCGGCCAGTGCCTCCCATGGCATCGGCGTCTTCGAGGGGGAGCCCCCCACGTTCCGCTTCAACAACCCCACCGAGCTGAAGCCCGGCATGACCATTGCAGGCGACCACTTCTTCCGCTCCAAGGAGTACGGGTTTCGATTCGAGGACTGCTACCGGATCACCGAGACCGGCACCGAGCTGTTCACCCGGGACAACTGGCGCTGCATCGAGCTCTAA
- a CDS encoding amino acid ABC transporter permease: MELTFNRLFTYLIPYLLGGISVTLSVSSLALVIGAVGGLLLAFLRVYGGRAVQVLMTIFSAVFRAIPQTILLLLLYFVIAGSINISAYWAGTLSLAVISCVYQLEIFRSAIESVDYGQMMAARAIGMSHFKAVFYIILPQALRRALPSWANEAAGVIKASSLVYIIGVVEIMRLAQYEIARSRQPFAVYIAVALIYFACTYLTNFALRKVERRLAIPDIS, from the coding sequence ATGGAACTGACATTCAACAGATTATTTACATATCTGATCCCCTATCTTTTAGGCGGTATCTCGGTGACCCTCTCGGTCTCCTCCCTGGCCCTCGTGATTGGAGCAGTGGGCGGTTTGCTGCTGGCCTTCCTGCGGGTATACGGCGGGCGGGCCGTCCAGGTGCTTATGACGATCTTCAGTGCGGTGTTCCGTGCCATCCCCCAGACCATCCTGCTCCTGCTGCTCTACTTCGTCATCGCCGGTTCAATCAACATCTCTGCGTACTGGGCGGGTACGCTCTCTCTGGCGGTCATAAGCTGCGTTTATCAACTGGAGATTTTCCGCTCCGCCATCGAGTCGGTGGATTACGGCCAGATGATGGCCGCCCGCGCCATCGGAATGTCCCATTTCAAGGCGGTCTTTTACATCATTCTGCCCCAGGCACTGCGCCGGGCCCTGCCCTCCTGGGCCAATGAGGCCGCCGGCGTGATCAAGGCGTCGTCCCTAGTGTATATCATCGGCGTGGTCGAGATTATGCGGCTGGCCCAGTATGAAATTGCCCGGAGCCGACAGCCCTTTGCGGTCTACATTGCCGTTGCGCTCATCTACTTCGCCTGCACCTACCTGACCAACTTTGCGCTGCGCAAAGTGGAAAGACGCCTGGCGATTCCCGACATTTCTTAA
- a CDS encoding amino acid ABC transporter ATP-binding protein — protein sequence MGKEIIRLEGIKKSYGQSEVLKGIDLSVNESEVVVLLGPSGTGKSTLLRCINLLTVPTEGHVWVSGQELTAPKVNINHAREHLGMVFQEFNLFAHLRAIDNVAVGLTKVLGVKKAEAQEKARIELERVGLGDKLDLYPGQLSGGQKQRVAIARALAMDPEVMLFDEPTSALDPELIGEVLEVMQKLAQEGMTMVCVTHEMHFARRVANRIVFLEGGVIVEEGTPDEFFEHPKTERARQFLGKFESQFD from the coding sequence ATGGGTAAAGAAATCATCCGTCTGGAAGGCATTAAAAAGTCCTATGGCCAAAGTGAGGTTCTGAAGGGGATTGATCTGTCTGTCAACGAATCTGAGGTAGTCGTCCTTCTGGGGCCCAGCGGCACCGGCAAGAGTACGCTGCTGCGCTGTATCAACCTCCTTACTGTTCCGACCGAAGGCCATGTGTGGGTCAGTGGTCAGGAGCTGACGGCCCCCAAGGTCAACATCAATCACGCCCGTGAGCACCTGGGTATGGTGTTTCAGGAGTTTAACCTGTTCGCCCACCTGCGGGCCATCGACAACGTGGCGGTGGGGCTGACTAAGGTGCTGGGCGTGAAGAAGGCGGAGGCCCAGGAGAAGGCCCGGATTGAGCTGGAGCGGGTAGGCTTAGGCGACAAGCTGGATCTGTACCCCGGCCAGCTCTCCGGAGGCCAGAAGCAGCGGGTGGCTATTGCCCGTGCTCTGGCCATGGACCCGGAGGTCATGCTCTTCGACGAGCCCACCTCGGCCCTGGACCCGGAGCTTATCGGCGAAGTACTGGAGGTCATGCAGAAGCTGGCCCAGGAGGGCATGACTATGGTCTGCGTGACCCATGAGATGCACTTTGCCCGCCGTGTGGCCAACCGCATTGTCTTTCTGGAGGGCGGCGTGATCGTGGAAGAGGGGACGCCTGACGAGTTTTTCGAGCATCCCAAGACCGAACGTGCCCGCCAATTCCTCGGTAAGTTTGAAAGCCAGTTCGACTGA
- a CDS encoding MFS transporter produces MQGAEWAIDGCLYCYSSVFLLSCGLNNTLIGVLLGIAAGLSFWGQIFFGELLNRRGRRALRGFLLLGAGVLLADNLILLAGIPRGGAVPLFLINCLLLQLFPAFLNSAAMCEIQFGVPVNFGVGRGTGSLGYALCSVIVGRLLLRFGTSAMFCVGAALSAALLVGILWFFASADAYRAQRPGFLPPPLPPEGKTPVRRGFDVSFLRTYRRYTLLLGGCVLLMMGHTYMSNFIYQIVAFKGGNEEATGVASAIAACAEVPVLFLFGRVIGKLRCDQWLKLSCVLLTAKMLLAYFSGNLFLLQSTELLQLGYALFVVSSVYYTGAVIPHRDAISGQAYLNAASTLGVLLSLLTGGILLDCFGVPALLLTGAGALAAGTVILFCSAEPAPPQTC; encoded by the coding sequence ATGCAGGGAGCGGAATGGGCGATCGACGGCTGCCTGTACTGTTACAGCAGCGTATTCCTGCTCTCCTGTGGTCTAAACAACACCCTCATCGGAGTCCTACTGGGAATTGCTGCCGGGCTCAGCTTTTGGGGACAGATCTTTTTTGGTGAACTGTTGAACCGCAGGGGCCGCAGGGCACTCAGGGGTTTTTTATTGCTGGGCGCCGGGGTCCTGCTGGCGGACAATCTGATTCTGCTGGCGGGCATCCCCAGGGGGGGCGCCGTCCCCCTGTTTCTAATCAACTGCCTGCTGCTGCAGCTCTTCCCGGCCTTTCTCAACTCCGCGGCCATGTGCGAGATCCAGTTTGGCGTACCGGTCAACTTTGGCGTCGGACGGGGCACCGGCTCTCTGGGCTACGCCCTCTGCTCGGTAATCGTGGGGCGCCTACTGCTGCGGTTCGGCACCTCCGCCATGTTCTGCGTCGGAGCGGCGCTCTCCGCGGCGCTGCTGGTCGGTATCCTCTGGTTCTTTGCCTCGGCCGACGCCTACCGCGCCCAGCGGCCGGGCTTCCTTCCTCCCCCATTGCCTCCAGAGGGAAAGACGCCCGTCCGGCGGGGATTCGACGTCTCGTTTCTGCGGACCTACCGGCGCTATACCCTGCTGCTGGGCGGGTGTGTGCTTCTGATGATGGGACACACTTATATGTCCAACTTTATCTATCAGATTGTGGCCTTCAAAGGTGGAAATGAGGAGGCCACTGGCGTGGCCTCCGCCATCGCCGCCTGCGCGGAGGTGCCGGTGCTGTTTCTTTTCGGGCGGGTCATCGGAAAGCTGCGCTGCGACCAGTGGCTGAAGCTGTCCTGCGTCCTTCTGACTGCAAAAATGCTCCTGGCCTATTTTTCTGGAAATCTGTTTCTGCTTCAGTCCACCGAGCTGCTCCAGTTAGGATATGCCCTATTCGTCGTGAGCAGCGTGTACTACACCGGTGCCGTCATTCCGCACCGAGATGCTATCAGCGGCCAGGCCTATCTCAACGCGGCTTCCACCTTGGGCGTGCTGCTCTCCCTGCTGACCGGCGGCATACTGCTGGACTGCTTTGGCGTACCCGCCCTGCTGCTGACGGGAGCCGGAGCCCTGGCCGCCGGCACTGTCATCCTGTTCTGCTCTGCAGAGCCCGCGCCGCCGCAGACATGCTGA
- a CDS encoding endonuclease MutS2, producing the protein MTDLFEKSIQTLELPRVLGLLADQAVTEEGKERCRALRPLTDADDVQRRLAETSAALSMLVLRGTPSLSGVKPVAAALQRAYMGGALNTRELLDIAALLRCARSARDYATGEGNQKTCIDHLFVSLTANRFLEDKISGSILGEDEIADAASPELADIRRHIRASASKVRDILQKLISSSQAKYLQESIITMRSGRYVVPVKAEHKNDVPGLVHDVSGSGGTFFIEPMGVVKTNNELRELQAREEKEIERILRELSADCAGHKEDIIQDYDLLVMLDVIFARAKLSTRMDASEPRLGRGGIELKKARHPLLDPAKAVANDLRLGDGFDTLVITGPNTGGKTVTLKTIGLLTLMAQCGLHIPVADDSRVMVFDHVLADIGDEQSIAQNLSTFSSHMVNIVGILGQCGPGTLILFDELGAGTDPVEGAALAAAIIESARERGALVAATTHYAELKVYAMTTRGVENASCEFDVETLAPTYKLLIGVPGKSNAFAISRRLGLPQAIIDKAAERIDAENVRFEDVLTQLDRQRQEMEREKDAARKLRREMEDSARTAREYRERLEKEKAKAVEKAQAEARAIIQEARDTADQVFAELNDMRRRQEKEASWQEQNDRRAGLRRRLNEAEDAIGGGREDLPPPPPTRPAAAGDTVELVKMGTRATVLSVNRDGGLQLQAGILKITARQSEVRVVEGEAQKTQKEAQRFVQRAEHKLRSLGASPEVDLRGMMTDEAIGVLDQFLDSAVMGKLTQVTVIHGKGTGAVRKAVREHLRRSRYVKTFRPGRYGEGEDGVTVVELK; encoded by the coding sequence ATGACCGATTTGTTTGAAAAATCCATTCAGACTCTGGAACTGCCCCGCGTGCTGGGCCTTCTGGCCGACCAGGCGGTGACAGAGGAGGGCAAGGAGCGCTGCCGGGCCCTGCGGCCACTCACGGACGCCGACGACGTGCAGCGCCGACTGGCCGAGACCTCGGCGGCCCTGAGTATGCTGGTCCTGCGGGGCACGCCGTCGCTGTCCGGTGTCAAGCCGGTGGCCGCTGCCCTCCAGCGGGCCTACATGGGGGGCGCGCTGAACACCCGGGAGCTGCTGGACATCGCCGCCCTGCTGCGCTGCGCCCGGTCCGCCCGGGACTACGCCACCGGGGAGGGGAATCAGAAGACCTGCATCGACCACCTTTTCGTCTCCCTGACCGCCAACCGCTTCCTGGAGGACAAGATTTCCGGCTCCATTCTGGGGGAGGACGAGATCGCCGACGCCGCCAGCCCGGAGCTGGCCGACATTCGGCGGCATATCCGGGCCTCGGCCTCCAAGGTGCGGGACATCCTGCAAAAGCTGATCTCCTCTTCTCAGGCCAAGTACCTCCAGGAGTCCATCATCACCATGCGCTCCGGCCGGTATGTGGTGCCGGTGAAGGCGGAGCACAAAAACGACGTCCCCGGCCTGGTCCACGACGTGTCCGGCTCCGGCGGGACCTTTTTCATCGAGCCGATGGGGGTGGTCAAGACCAACAACGAGCTGCGGGAGCTCCAGGCCCGGGAGGAAAAGGAGATCGAGCGCATCCTGCGGGAGCTCTCCGCCGACTGCGCCGGGCATAAAGAGGATATCATCCAGGACTACGATCTGCTGGTGATGCTGGATGTGATCTTTGCCCGGGCCAAGCTGTCCACCCGGATGGATGCCAGCGAGCCCAGGCTGGGCCGGGGCGGTATCGAGCTGAAAAAGGCACGCCATCCCCTGCTGGACCCGGCCAAGGCGGTGGCCAACGACCTGCGGCTGGGGGATGGCTTCGACACGCTGGTCATCACCGGCCCCAACACCGGCGGCAAGACCGTGACCCTCAAGACCATCGGCCTTCTGACGCTGATGGCCCAGTGCGGTCTCCACATCCCGGTGGCCGACGACAGCCGGGTAATGGTCTTTGACCATGTGCTGGCCGATATCGGGGACGAGCAGTCCATCGCACAGAACCTGTCCACCTTCTCCTCCCACATGGTGAATATCGTGGGCATCCTGGGCCAGTGCGGGCCGGGGACCCTGATCCTCTTCGACGAGCTGGGAGCGGGCACCGACCCGGTGGAGGGCGCGGCCCTGGCCGCCGCCATCATCGAGTCCGCCCGGGAGCGGGGGGCGCTGGTGGCCGCTACCACCCACTATGCCGAGCTGAAGGTCTACGCCATGACCACCAGGGGGGTGGAGAACGCCTCCTGCGAGTTCGACGTGGAGACCCTGGCCCCCACCTATAAGCTGCTCATCGGCGTGCCGGGCAAGTCCAACGCCTTTGCCATCTCCCGCCGTCTGGGGTTGCCCCAGGCGATCATCGACAAGGCCGCCGAGCGCATCGACGCGGAGAACGTCCGTTTTGAGGATGTGCTGACCCAGCTCGACCGCCAGCGCCAGGAGATGGAGCGGGAAAAGGATGCGGCCCGGAAGCTGCGCCGGGAGATGGAGGACTCCGCCAGGACCGCCCGGGAGTACCGAGAGCGGCTGGAGAAGGAGAAGGCCAAGGCGGTGGAGAAGGCCCAGGCCGAGGCACGCGCCATCATCCAGGAGGCCCGGGACACCGCCGATCAGGTTTTTGCCGAGCTCAACGATATGCGCCGCCGCCAGGAGAAGGAGGCGAGCTGGCAGGAGCAGAACGACCGCCGGGCCGGCCTGCGCCGCCGCCTCAACGAGGCGGAAGACGCCATCGGCGGCGGACGGGAGGACCTGCCCCCGCCGCCCCCCACCCGGCCCGCTGCGGCCGGGGACACGGTGGAGCTGGTAAAGATGGGCACCCGGGCCACCGTGCTGTCGGTGAACAGGGACGGAGGGCTCCAGCTCCAGGCGGGCATTCTGAAGATCACCGCCAGGCAGTCGGAGGTGCGAGTGGTGGAGGGCGAGGCCCAAAAGACCCAGAAGGAGGCCCAGCGGTTCGTCCAGCGGGCGGAGCACAAGCTGCGCTCCCTGGGGGCCTCGCCGGAGGTGGACCTGCGGGGCATGATGACCGACGAGGCCATCGGGGTGCTGGACCAGTTCCTGGACAGCGCCGTCATGGGCAAGCTGACCCAGGTCACCGTCATCCACGGCAAGGGCACCGGTGCAGTGCGTAAGGCGGTGCGGGAGCACCTCAGGCGCAGCCGCTACGTCAAGACCTTCCGGCCCGGCCGCTATGGCGAAGGCGAGGACGGCGTGACGGTGGTGGAGCTGAAATAG
- a CDS encoding ROK family transcriptional regulator, with protein MSKGGIDLRTLSDANRIHVLKIIHEQKSISRTELAGMTGLSLSAVSRIVKQLIEDGFVLETGYGDSSGGRKPITIRVNPLAGYVIGVDFSKTKANAGVFNFCGEMIFQYVAPIHGRAYLDGLYEAIDNCVAFLHAKERLMLIYCGVRGLIDSNTGTILSSTTFGWENIPLRQLLTDRYSVPVGLDINARLAALGEWKTVYDDSVDDLVYVTTSWGICAGVISHRELFRGGWGMAGEIGNTINFTGEGNPFLRNLEESCGGQMLIRRAQESWGAQDNFLLRKLTGDCADKVTVEDIVAAANSGDAFAVRLAREAAAVLALGLFNVVYIYNPKVVVIGGLLSEMGDIVLEPIKKILRQRLPELIYRQLKVELTVLGSRASLVGAAEAAFHVIFTSPIGDPHGHNNMLCVGT; from the coding sequence ATGTCCAAGGGCGGAATCGACCTCAGAACGCTGAGTGATGCGAACCGCATCCATGTTTTGAAGATTATCCATGAGCAGAAGAGCATTTCCCGGACTGAACTGGCCGGAATGACTGGGCTGAGCCTTTCGGCGGTCTCACGGATCGTCAAACAGCTCATTGAAGACGGCTTTGTTTTGGAGACGGGTTACGGCGACTCCAGCGGCGGCCGGAAGCCCATCACCATCCGGGTCAACCCCTTGGCGGGATACGTCATCGGCGTGGATTTCAGCAAAACCAAGGCCAATGCCGGGGTATTCAACTTCTGCGGTGAGATGATCTTTCAGTACGTGGCTCCCATCCATGGACGCGCCTATTTGGATGGTTTATACGAGGCCATTGACAACTGCGTTGCCTTTCTACACGCCAAGGAACGCCTTATGCTGATCTACTGCGGCGTCCGGGGACTGATCGACAGCAACACCGGTACCATTTTGTCCTCCACCACCTTCGGGTGGGAGAATATTCCCCTGCGGCAGCTCCTGACCGACCGCTACTCCGTGCCGGTGGGGCTGGATATCAATGCCAGGCTGGCAGCTCTGGGCGAGTGGAAAACGGTTTACGACGATTCGGTGGACGATCTGGTCTATGTTACTACCTCCTGGGGCATCTGCGCCGGGGTGATCTCCCACCGGGAGCTGTTCCGAGGCGGCTGGGGCATGGCGGGTGAGATCGGAAACACCATTAATTTTACCGGCGAGGGGAACCCTTTCCTGCGGAATCTGGAGGAATCCTGCGGCGGCCAGATGCTGATCCGGCGTGCCCAGGAGAGCTGGGGCGCGCAGGACAATTTTCTGCTGCGCAAGCTGACGGGGGACTGTGCCGACAAGGTGACGGTGGAGGACATCGTGGCCGCGGCCAACTCGGGCGACGCATTTGCCGTCCGGCTGGCCCGGGAGGCGGCCGCCGTGCTGGCTCTGGGGCTGTTTAACGTGGTCTATATCTATAACCCAAAGGTCGTCGTTATCGGCGGGCTGCTCTCCGAGATGGGGGATATCGTGCTGGAGCCCATAAAGAAGATTTTGCGCCAGCGTCTCCCTGAGCTGATCTATCGCCAACTGAAGGTGGAACTCACGGTTTTGGGTAGCCGGGCCAGCCTGGTGGGCGCGGCGGAGGCTGCCTTCCATGTGATTTTTACTAGTCCAATCGGCGACCCGCACGGCCACAACAATATGCTCTGCGTCGGGACTTGA